A genomic window from Serratia liquefaciens includes:
- the cybB gene encoding cytochrome b561 produces the protein MPMQIRLHWLVAILLVVTCTTIELRGLAVPGTPVWYVLVVTHFSCGVTVFVLMIARLFLRWRHTSPAIEPKPAKWQTGAAHLVHSLIYLLLLTLPILGVYSRYLGGKEWFLFGLPMPFAEIADRPQARTIIGWHKTLAAFGYWLIGLHAAAALFHHYIVKDNALVRMLPWLNKR, from the coding sequence ATGCCGATGCAGATCCGTCTGCACTGGCTGGTGGCGATCCTGCTGGTCGTGACCTGCACGACGATTGAGCTGAGAGGGCTTGCCGTACCGGGCACCCCGGTGTGGTACGTGCTGGTGGTGACCCATTTCAGTTGCGGAGTGACGGTATTTGTTCTGATGATCGCCCGCTTGTTTCTGCGCTGGCGCCACACCAGCCCCGCTATCGAGCCGAAACCGGCAAAATGGCAAACCGGCGCGGCGCATCTGGTGCACAGCCTGATTTACCTGCTGCTGCTGACGTTACCGATTCTGGGCGTCTATTCCCGCTATCTGGGGGGGAAAGAGTGGTTTTTATTCGGTTTGCCAATGCCGTTCGCCGAGATTGCCGACCGGCCGCAGGCGCGAACGATTATCGGCTGGCACAAGACGCTGGCAGCTTTCGGCTATTGGCTGATCGGGCTGCATGCCGCCGCCGCGCTGTTCCATCACTATATTGTTAAGGACAATGCGCTGGTGCGTATGCTGCCTTGGTTGAATAAACGTTAG
- a CDS encoding ABC transporter substrate-binding protein, translating into MRLKQSTAGLLLAGTGLLTAGSALAATDTLVYCTVASPESFNPQLSSSGTTFIATSQVLYNRLLTLRESDKTPAPSLATEWTISPDGKTYTFTLRKGVKFNSNKYFTPTRDFNAEDVVFTVMRQKDPNHPYHKVSGGNYEYFTDTGLDKLITKVEAVDNDHVRFTLSQPNAAFLADWTMDFASILSAEYADAMLKKGTPEYVDNWPIGTGPFALQQYKQDSLIRYIANPHYWQGEVASKHLIFSITPNPETRLAKLKTNECQIIPAPLAEQFDAIKSDKNLQLHNIDGLNVGYLAFNTQKKPFDNVLVRQALSYAVDKKAIVAAVFKDSGTPAYSILPPGMLGYNDKLPEYAYNPEKARELLKQAGLEKGFETDIWSMPVARPYNPNSRRIAQMIQNDWAKVGVKAKIVTWEWGQYLAGLRKGEQQSALYGWMSDNGDPDNFATLLNCAGVQTGANAARWCDSSYDKLIQQAIQVSVPAERAKLYQQAQVIFAQQAPLLPLANGKVFYATRSNVSGYVVDVNGSDFAKAKIN; encoded by the coding sequence ATGCGTTTAAAACAAAGCACTGCGGGTCTGTTGTTGGCAGGAACCGGCCTGTTGACGGCGGGCAGCGCACTGGCCGCCACGGATACCCTGGTCTACTGCACCGTAGCCTCGCCCGAATCTTTCAACCCGCAGCTTTCCAGCTCCGGCACCACCTTTATCGCCACCTCGCAGGTGCTGTACAACCGCCTGCTGACGCTGCGTGAAAGCGATAAAACCCCGGCGCCCTCACTGGCGACCGAGTGGACCATCAGCCCGGATGGCAAAACCTACACCTTTACGCTGCGCAAGGGCGTGAAGTTCAACAGCAACAAATACTTCACCCCGACACGCGACTTCAACGCCGAGGACGTGGTGTTCACCGTGATGCGTCAAAAGGACCCCAACCATCCGTATCACAAGGTGTCCGGCGGCAACTACGAGTACTTCACCGACACCGGGCTGGACAAGCTGATCACCAAAGTGGAGGCGGTGGATAACGACCACGTGCGCTTTACGTTGAGCCAGCCTAACGCCGCTTTCCTCGCCGACTGGACGATGGACTTCGCCTCGATCCTTTCCGCCGAATATGCCGATGCCATGCTGAAAAAAGGCACCCCGGAATATGTCGATAACTGGCCGATCGGCACCGGTCCGTTTGCGCTGCAGCAGTACAAGCAGGACTCGCTGATCCGCTACATCGCCAACCCGCATTACTGGCAGGGCGAAGTGGCCAGCAAACACCTGATTTTCTCCATTACGCCAAACCCGGAAACCCGGCTGGCCAAGCTGAAAACCAACGAGTGTCAGATCATCCCTGCCCCGCTGGCGGAGCAGTTTGACGCCATCAAGAGCGATAAAAACCTGCAGCTGCACAATATCGACGGCCTGAACGTCGGCTATCTGGCGTTCAATACCCAGAAGAAGCCGTTCGACAACGTGTTGGTACGCCAGGCGCTGAGCTATGCGGTGGACAAAAAGGCCATCGTTGCGGCGGTATTCAAAGACAGCGGCACGCCGGCCTATTCGATACTGCCGCCGGGCATGCTGGGCTATAACGACAAACTGCCTGAATACGCTTACAACCCGGAAAAAGCGCGTGAACTGCTCAAGCAGGCCGGGCTGGAGAAAGGGTTTGAGACCGACATCTGGTCGATGCCGGTAGCCCGCCCTTACAACCCGAATTCTCGCCGCATCGCCCAAATGATCCAAAACGACTGGGCGAAAGTGGGCGTGAAAGCCAAAATCGTCACCTGGGAGTGGGGCCAGTACCTGGCCGGGCTGCGCAAAGGGGAACAGCAGAGCGCGCTGTATGGCTGGATGTCGGATAACGGCGACCCGGACAACTTCGCTACCCTGCTCAACTGCGCCGGTGTGCAAACCGGTGCCAACGCGGCCCGCTGGTGCGACAGCAGCTACGACAAACTGATCCAGCAGGCGATTCAGGTTAGCGTCCCGGCCGAACGCGCCAAGCTTTATCAGCAGGCGCAGGTGATTTTTGCCCAGCAGGCTCCGCTGCTGCCGCTGGCTAACGGCAAGGTGTTCTACGCCACCCGCAGCAACGTCAGCGGCTATGTCGTTGACGTTAACGGCAGTGACTTTGCCAAGGCCAAGATCAACTGA
- the bhsA gene encoding multiple stress resistance protein BhsA — MKAIKYVMAAFILAMVSTSSFAANSVSSEQGLTKIGVVSASGALTLSGLEKQLAKKADRAGASSYRIISASGGNKLHGVAVIYQ, encoded by the coding sequence ATGAAAGCGATTAAATATGTCATGGCGGCGTTTATCCTGGCGATGGTGTCCACCAGCAGCTTTGCGGCCAACAGCGTCAGTTCCGAGCAGGGGCTGACTAAAATCGGCGTGGTCTCCGCCAGCGGAGCACTGACGCTCTCAGGGCTGGAAAAGCAATTGGCGAAGAAAGCCGATCGGGCCGGAGCCAGTTCATACCGCATTATTTCCGCCAGCGGGGGCAATAAACTGCACGGCGTGGCGGTAATTTACCAATAA